The following coding sequences lie in one Candidatus Zixiibacteriota bacterium genomic window:
- a CDS encoding 2-oxoacid:ferredoxin oxidoreductase subunit gamma: MSQYEVKFAGFGGQGIMTAGQLLAYTGINEGKHVAWIPSYGPEMRGGTAYCTVVVSDTRIGSPIINHPQATCAFNLPSMTKFAPMIRPGGLLIINSSLIDARCERDDITEVLVPANDIALKAGSPKVINMVILGTFVGITEVVDFKNLRDTLGEKMGRKKELLQINYKAIEEGYDLGVKARQEKQTV, from the coding sequence ATGAGCCAGTATGAAGTCAAATTCGCGGGCTTTGGCGGACAGGGCATCATGACAGCCGGACAGCTGTTGGCCTACACCGGCATTAACGAGGGCAAGCATGTCGCCTGGATCCCCTCGTATGGTCCCGAGATGAGAGGCGGAACCGCATATTGCACTGTCGTCGTGTCGGACACCAGGATCGGTTCACCGATCATCAACCATCCCCAGGCCACTTGCGCTTTTAACCTGCCCTCTATGACCAAGTTTGCCCCGATGATCAGACCGGGCGGTCTTTTGATAATCAACAGTTCGTTGATCGATGCCCGTTGTGAGCGCGACGATATCACCGAGGTCCTGGTACCTGCCAATGATATCGCCCTCAAAGCCGGCAGTCCCAAGGTAATCAATATGGTCATCCTGGGAACATTTGTCGGTATTACCGAGGTGGTCGATTTCAAGAATCTGCGCGACACGCTGGGTGAGAAGATGGGACGCAAAAAAGAATTGCTTCAGATCAATTACAAGGCGATTGAAGAAGGCTACGACCTGGGAGTCAAAGCCAGACAGGAGAAGCAGACGGTATGA
- the vorB gene encoding 3-methyl-2-oxobutanoate dehydrogenase subunit VorB — MAKVLMKGNEAIGEAAVRAGGIYYFAYPITPQSEVGEYLAKRLPEVGGVFVQAESEVGVGNMIFGAAASGKRVFTTSSSPGISLMQEAISYIAGANLPAVFINIMRGGPGLGGILPAQSDYFQSVKGGGHGDYRLMVLAPSTVQEAVDLVMLAFDMAQKYRGPVMVIGDGMIGQMMEAVEFPDEFKKPVDPRTLDWPTTGCEGRPHRIIKSLHLDPEALEINSLELAKKYERMKAEEVRYELYKVSDKNQILIVSYGTMARICQTVIDELEDEGVSVGLLRPISLFPFPEKEIHAEGIKDNIKTVLSVEMSTGQMIEDIEKAMMGKKPVDFYGRTGGIVPSPEEVKDKIMKILKK, encoded by the coding sequence ATGGCAAAAGTTTTAATGAAAGGTAATGAGGCGATCGGAGAGGCGGCGGTGCGCGCCGGCGGTATCTATTATTTCGCGTATCCGATTACCCCTCAAAGTGAAGTTGGAGAATACCTGGCCAAGCGTCTGCCCGAGGTGGGCGGGGTGTTTGTGCAGGCCGAATCGGAAGTCGGTGTCGGCAATATGATTTTCGGCGCCGCGGCTTCTGGCAAGAGGGTGTTTACGACATCATCGAGCCCCGGTATCAGCCTGATGCAGGAAGCGATATCATATATCGCCGGAGCCAATCTGCCCGCGGTCTTTATCAATATCATGCGCGGCGGTCCCGGTCTGGGCGGAATTCTGCCGGCCCAGTCGGACTACTTCCAGTCGGTCAAAGGCGGGGGACATGGTGATTATCGCCTGATGGTTTTGGCCCCGTCGACTGTGCAGGAAGCGGTCGACCTGGTCATGCTCGCGTTTGATATGGCTCAGAAATACCGCGGTCCCGTGATGGTGATTGGTGACGGTATGATCGGTCAGATGATGGAGGCGGTTGAATTTCCGGATGAGTTCAAAAAGCCGGTCGATCCCAGGACTCTCGACTGGCCGACTACCGGATGCGAAGGCAGACCTCATCGGATTATCAAGTCGCTCCACCTCGATCCGGAAGCTTTGGAAATCAACAGCTTAGAGCTGGCTAAAAAGTATGAGCGCATGAAAGCCGAGGAAGTTCGTTACGAACTATACAAAGTCAGTGACAAAAATCAGATCCTGATTGTCTCCTACGGTACCATGGCGCGTATCTGCCAGACCGTGATCGATGAGCTCGAGGATGAGGGTGTTTCGGTCGGTCTTTTGCGACCGATTTCACTTTTCCCGTTCCCGGAGAAAGAGATCCATGCTGAAGGCATCAAAGACAATATCAAGACAGTACTCTCAGTTGAGATGTCGACCGGGCAGATGATCGAGGATATCGAGAAGGCAATGATGGGTAAAAAGCCTGTCGATTTCTACGGTCGTACCGGCGGAATCGTGCCCTCACCCGAAGAAGTTAAAGATAAAATCATGAAAATTCTCAAAAAATAG
- a CDS encoding 2-oxoglutarate oxidoreductase, protein MPEADVKIFRRPESFSDNVTHYCPGCTHGIIHRLVAESIDELGIRGRTVGVAPVGCSVLIYNYFKTDFLEAPHGRAPALATGLKRVNPELILFTYQGDGDLASIGTNEIIHAANRGEKITTIFVNNAIYGMTGGQMAPTTMPKQVTTTSPFGRDVSSAGFPLRVSEMLATLRTPAYIERVAVHEPLLVVQAKKAIKKAFKNQLEGKRFTFVEVLSTCPTNWGMTPAESTKWLIKNMLPYYPLGCFKDTYYDEPEVELPEEEDAR, encoded by the coding sequence ATGCCTGAGGCTGATGTTAAAATATTTAGAAGACCCGAATCATTTTCCGACAATGTCACGCATTATTGCCCCGGCTGTACCCACGGGATCATTCACCGCCTGGTGGCGGAATCGATCGACGAGCTGGGCATCCGTGGCAGAACTGTCGGTGTGGCTCCGGTCGGATGTTCTGTATTGATATACAATTATTTCAAGACCGATTTTCTGGAGGCGCCGCATGGCCGCGCGCCGGCATTGGCGACCGGTCTCAAACGGGTCAACCCGGAATTGATTCTTTTCACCTACCAGGGTGACGGTGACCTGGCGTCGATCGGCACCAACGAGATCATCCATGCCGCCAACCGTGGTGAGAAGATCACCACGATCTTCGTCAACAACGCCATCTATGGTATGACTGGCGGGCAGATGGCACCGACCACGATGCCCAAACAGGTCACTACCACTTCACCATTTGGCCGCGATGTGAGCTCGGCCGGTTTTCCGCTCAGGGTGAGTGAAATGCTGGCGACTCTGCGTACACCGGCTTATATCGAAAGGGTCGCGGTGCATGAACCGCTCCTGGTGGTGCAGGCCAAAAAAGCGATCAAGAAGGCCTTCAAAAACCAGCTCGAGGGTAAACGGTTCACCTTCGTGGAAGTGCTGTCGACCTGTCCGACTAACTGGGGGATGACCCCGGCTGAATCCACGAAATGGCTGATCAAGAATATGCTTCCCTATTACCCGCTGGGATGTTTTAAGGATACTTATTATGATGAACCGGAAGTCGAACTGCCCGAAGAGGAGGACGCCAGATGA